Genomic segment of Candidatus Jordarchaeales archaeon:
CCGCCGATGTTTTGTGCCGTAACGTCTCCCAACCCGGTGAGATTCTCGATCTCCACTAAGTGCGCTATTTGGCCCACTCTATTTTTTGTTAAACCGAGTTTTAGTGCGTCATTAAGTGCGAGAGCTGTACTGAAAGCAGCAGCACCGCTGGAACCAAAACCCGCATATACGGGAACTTCGACGCTTTGCATTATAGTGACAGCGTAATTTTGCGAGTATTTCTCATTTGCTAGTCTTATCATTTTTTCTGCAGCGCTTCTAGTAACTTTTGGGTCCTCTATATGGGGTTCAACAAGTATCTTAACAGAGTTTTCTTCGGCAACCTCAACTTTAACCGTCGAGATAACTCCTCTGTCTAGGCACATGCCAGCTCCTCTAGAGCCTTTTTCTAACGGGTTTTTTGCTTCGTCGCGTATCTGAAAAAAGCATGTGATATGTGCCGGACAGAACGCCTTTGAAGTAGTCGTCAACTTGAGAACCTTCCCTTCCATCACTCTTCAGCTAAAAATGCGCCACGTAAAAATATAAAAGATTTTTTTCCGAGAATTATCATTTCACATTCACTTTGAACACATCCCCCCATCAAAAGCTTCCTTTTAAGGGAATATAAAACCTCATTCATCGTACAACTATGTTTCTTTAATCTCATCCTTCTATCTCGAAAAAGAATAACTTTCGTTACTGTGCCTTCGCTAAGGGTGTTGTGGATGCTTAATTTGAAATGCCAGGAGTGTGGGGCAGACGCCGTAATGTGTGAGAGCCACTATGTTTGTCCAAACTGCGGTTTAGTTATCGAGCAACTCTTGGTTCCCCCTCTCTATCACGTTTCCTCAGATGAACCTATCAGGGGTGCATGGGTCTACCCCGAAACTCAAACAGGAAGCTACATTGACTACAAAGACGCCTTCACGTTTAAAGATCTAAAAGGAAACGTGTTACCTCCTCGCAGCCAGAGCATTTACAAGAGACTAAAACTTAAAGCACTTCACGATAAAGTAAGAGTTCTTTCAGCAACACATTACAGGGCGCTTTATGCGCTTAAACGCGTAACAGAGAACCTTGGACTTCCAGTCATCGTAAGGGAACGTGCCGCGAAGATTTACCGCAGAATAGTTCGTGACACAAAAGTCAGCAATAATATTCTCCTTGTTGCCGCCTGTCTTCTTCATGCTGTGAGAGAGCAGAAAAACTGTGCCCTTGTAACTTTAACTGAGATCACCGAGGCGTTTACCTCGCTTGGCTATAGAGTAACCCCGAAAAAACTACTGCGCGCGTCGTTCATAGTTCGAAAAATTGTAGGTGCGCATCAGAGATTACGTAGGAGCGAAGAATACCTTCCTAGAGCGATAAATACTCTGCTAGAGTCAGAAAGTGTCCTCCATAAATTGAAAGAAAAAAGACTAAATGTCACAGAGTACAAGGCGCAATTAACCAGTTTCTGCTCAAAGATTCTCTCTGAAGTGAAAGTTAATGAAAGAGGCGGAAGACGGCCGTACACTTTCCTAGCAGCAGTAATCTACTGCGCCGATAAACTTCTGGCGCTAAAGAGGGGTCACCCCCCTATTCTGACACAAAAATTGGTTGCAGAAATTTTGGGTGTAGCGGAATACAGCCTAAGAGACCACTACAATACTATCTTAAAACCAAGGTACGTTGTTAATACAACATTAATAAGACAATTATAGAATACCACCTATTACCTATATATTTTATTTTTTCTTTAAACATTACTTCTTTTATGGTTTAAAAGTTTAAATATGCTTGCATGGGTACTAAAATACTTGAACTGTTAACTAACGTTACCTTGGGGTAATATTATTGATTTCTGAACATACGTCGAAGCAAATCATCGGAACTAAGAGTCAAATTCTTAAGGGAAAAAAGATTGCTCTTTGTATAACAGGAAGTGTAGCCGCAGTTGAGTGTCCAATAATCGCTAGAGAACTAATGAGACACGGCGCTGAAGTATACGCGGTGATGACGCCTGCCGCTACCAAGTTGATTTCCCCTGCTTTGATGGAGTGGGCCACAGGAAACCCTGTTGTAACTGAGCTAACTGGGATGGTGGAGCACATTTCTCTAGCTGGAGAACATCCAAATGCCGTCTCCCTTGTTCTAGTTGCCCCCGCTACAGCAAACACCATAAGCAAGATAGCTTATGGCATTGATGACACTCCCGTGACGACTGTTGTTACAACAGCGATAGGTGCAAGAATTCCAGTAGTAGTTGTGCCAGCTATGCACGAGTCCATGTACCGCCACCCGATAATACTGGAAAACTTAAAGCGCCTGGAAAGGTACGGGATAGAAGTCATAGGACCTCGTTTCGAAGAAGGAAAAGCGAAAATGGCCCACATAAACACCATAATTGCGCGAGTCATAGAGATCCTTACACAGAAGAAAGATATGAAAGGATTGAAGGTCCTAATTACAGGAGGTCCCACAAGGGAGTATATTGACGCAGTAAGGTACATTAGCAATCCAAGCAGCGGCAGAATGGGTGTAGCGCTAGCCGAGGAGGCCTTCTCTAGAGGCGCGGAAGTGACCCTCATATATGGGCCTGGAACGGTCGAACCCCCCAGCAATATTAAAGTTATTAGAGTTGAGACAACAAAAGAGATGCTGGATGCCTCCCTCTCGGAAATAAGCGAGAAATGCTATGACATAATAATATGCGCTGCAGCAGTTGCAGATTACGCCCCAAAAAACAGGGTGAACGAAAAGATCCCATCTGGAAAAGAAAGTTTAGAAATCTCCCTTGTACCATTACCAAAAGTGATTGACGCTATAAGGGTCGCTGCACCGAAAGCATTCCTAGTTGGCTTCAAAGCGGAATATGGAGTTTCGAAAGAAGAGCTAATTTCGAGGGCTATGAAGAAACTTAAAAACGCAAACTTAGACATGATTGTCGCCAACGACGTATCTAAACCAAACGCAGGCTTTTTTGCAGAGTCAAACGAAGTTTATGTGATAGACAAGGAAGGAAACGTCCACCATATCCCACTTGCCCATAAAAGGGTTGTAGCATCAAAGATCCTAGATCTAATCCTCGAAAAACTCTGGGAGAACAGAGGAAGAACACTCCCCGAAGAAGAACTAATTAAATCAAGCACATGAACTGTTTCGAGAAGAAACCCCTCTTCACTTCTTGGCGGCATCAGTTACCACCTTAACAATATCTTCCACGTTAATGCCCACTAAAACAATTCCCCTCTCGCTGAGAAACCGCTTAATAACATCCTCCACCGCGTGAATAGCTACCCCCCTCAAAGCTTCTTCCAATACTTCAAGCTCTTCTTCGGGGTGGAAGTAAAAGTCGCCTGTTATCTTCGCACGCCTTATTACTCCCCCCTCCAATTCCACCTCCGCCTCTATCATTTTACCTCCAGGAACTTTCAGCCTCGAACTTCCCAATCGCCCACCCTCCTATGCCACTTTTAACTGTACCAAGTCTCCTTCTCCAAATTTAACAGTCGTATTCTTATATGGAACCAATTTAACCATAGCTTTTTCGCTAAGACTTAGAAAGGCTGAAATCCCCTTCAAAGGTAACCCCTCGCACTCCAAAGAAACATCTCTTACTACGATTTTAACTCCATTACGCGCAAAGCCACACACCCATCCTATAACCGTTCCACCTAACATAACGTTTCCCCCTGCTCCTATGCTCTCTCCTCCAGCAAGTATGACGCCCCCTCTTCTATAGTAAGGGAGACCGCAGTCTAGTATTCCGAATCTCTCTCCAACCTTCACCCCCAACCCTTTCACTCTTCCAAAACTTGCAGTACAACGATCATCGACATAAGCCAAGATGTATGTATCATTAATATCAATCACCTCTAGGAAAACGTTTTCCTCCTCTCTTCCCCCCTTGACTTCTCCATTAATGTTCAGAACTATCGGTAAAAATCCCTTAGCCCTAAAAACATAATCGGGATATTTCACCTCTATGTGGGCGTGCAAGCTCGTCCACGGGTCGAAAAAGCCGCTTCTTAATGGCTCCCCTACAAGATCCCCCACATTTAATTGATCCCCCTCTTCAACAAACGGTTTGACATGAAGTACTCTAACGATCAGGCTCGGGTTCTCCTCACTTCTAATGAGGATCACGTAGTCAAACTCGCTGTGTGGAAACCTCCTTAACGCAGCTGCCTTAATTCTTCTAACGCCGACGACTTGCCCTGGCGTTAAACAGTAGAAAACGTGTTTATCCCCCAAAAGGTAGGCGTCTAATGCCCCCTCATAAGCGTGAGCATAATAAGGACTGTTAAATAGAGAAAAGTAATCAACATTAAACCTGTAGATCCTTATACCATCGCACGAAGCGACGAACTCTAAATTGCTCATTTCAGCTCACCTCAGAACAACTAATTTAAAGATCAAACGACACTTTTTCTTATTAGTTTCTCAGCGCCTTGGAGGGCAACTAATGCACTATGACGCTGACTTCGAAAAAGAATTAGAGCGCCGCTTAGAACCATTAAGGAACCTAAAGAATTACGAAGCATGGCTTTCATGGTTTAAAAACGCTGAGAAGAGAGCCGAAGTTTACATATTGAAGATGAAGCCCTTCCTAAAACAAATTTCAGGATTGACAGTTCTCGACGTAGGTTGCGGGATTGGAGGAGCGTGCCTAGCACTCGCAAACCTCGCTAATCTAGTCGTCGGAATAGAGATAAACCCTCTCGCCATACCCCTTGCGAAGCTAAAAGCTAAAAAAGCGGTCAAGGGCGCAATCGACTTCATTTTAGCAAGCGGGTTAAACATGCCCTTTAGACGAGGAAGCTTCAACCTAGTTATATGCAATGACGTCCTCGAGCACGTCGACGACAAAGACAAACTTCTGAAAGAAATAAATTCGGTCCTTGCAAAAAACGGCCACCTCTTTTTAACAACACCAAACAAACTCTACCCAGTAGAACCGCACACCGGAATGTTTGGGTTAACCCTTCTACCCAGAAGGATAGCTAACAAAATTGCCTCATTGAAGTTCAAAATGAACGCCGACCTTCCATCACTTGTAACATACAAGGAACTTGTCAAACTGCTCACAAAAAACAGTTTTTCACATTTAATCAACCATCCAGACTGGTTGCTTTACGAAAACACACCACTGCTCAGAGGCTTGACCCGCGTTGCAAAAATAAGACCCTTCCTCTGGTTTTTAACTTTATTCTCCCCCCTCTTCACCGTGCTTGCAAAAAAATGGTCAAGTAGTTCAAGTTAACTCACGCCACTCAAAGCTCCCCTACGAATGCCGGAGGACTGGCAAGATGGATAACTGGAATAAACGTTGCCTTCGGGTCAACCTCAACCGCGTCAACAAACTCAACTTTCTCCTCCTGATGACCGATATAGCGTATGAAGTTCCCCTTTGGAGGCTTGTCATCGACGAAGTAGATGAAAAGCGGCAGTCCCCTAAGTTCGTAGTAACCAGGGAAACTTCCTATCAATGCACCGTAAACGTGCTTTCCACTTTTTTCGAAGTGGAATATGTGTGTCCCCCGCTCTCTACTCCACGCTACCAAAAACCTGACGAGGTCAGCCAGACTTTTGAGGCATAAGGGTACTGCAGGCTTCACAGCGACTTCACTCATAGTTCTTCCTCCTCCTTGAGCGTACTTTACTCCCACCAGCGTGACAAAAACGTTTCTCTTCTCCAAACAATTTCCTTTGTTTTTAGTCAGTCACTCAGCTTTCTCCCTTAGAGCAGATGCACGTCATAGTTTCCATGACTCCGTCCATCTGTCTCACCACTCCGAAAACAAAGTCGTCGAGCTCCTCAACATTCCTTACATTAACTTTCACTATTATATCATAAATCCCGTAAATGAGGTCTGCACATTCAACATTTTTAAGCTCCCTCAACTTTAAGAGAACTGGTTTCTCGTGTCCAGAAGCGACTTTTATCAAAATATAAGCACTTAAACCCACAACGAACACCCCCCTTACAAGCTCTTCACATGCATTGAAGCAAATTGAACAATGAACATAAAAAAGCTTTTCTAAATTTCGAGCCTAAAGATACTCCACGACTCCATAGAGCCCTTACAGGCAACCTGTTTTTTACCTCATCTAAGGATGCTGTTAAGCGCGCCCTAAGCTTGCTTAAAACAAGCATTGAAAACTCTGAAATTGAAAGCTCACTAAAGTAAAAAGAGCTAACCGGCTGCAGACCGCCATGATGAAACGGGCAGTTTAACCTGCTTAAGATGCCAGCTTTACTCTTGGAATTATCGCTGCTCCTTTTTTCAAAGTGCTCCTTTCCCCGTCAGGGTCGACCTTGAAGCTTTCCCCTCTCACTTCTCCTCCACTTTCCCTTTTCTCTTCTCCGCACATTACGTTCACTCCACCCTCCACAGCCCCTCCCTCAGTCTCTAAATACTTAAACCCATACACCTCTTGTACTAAAGCCTCAACTTGCCTTTCGACCCTCAAAAGCCTTCGCTCTAAGTCTGATACCATCTCTAAAACAAGCTTCAATAAATTCTCGTCAACTTTCCCCTTACCCAGCCTGATAACCATGAAATCCCTCATCCCTAGATGAGTTCATTAAGAGGTAAAGGCGTTCTAGATAAAAAGTTAAGTATACCTCTAATCTTACACATTCACTCTTCCCGCCCTAGCAAAACAATATGCAACTGTTGTAAACCACATCACCGCCGTCACAGCAATTGCACCTGTCGCATAACTTACTGGCGCGTCAATCAGCAGAGATGTAAATAATGCCATAGCAAGCTCCTCCTTTGCACCCCCGTAAAGGTACATTTGCGTGAGAATCTTTGGAAGCTCATAGTGGGGGATGTACAAGTTTAAAAAGTAGTTAAAGTTAACCATTAGAACCCACCAGGAATGTTGCAGCGCGAACTGCAAAACAAATGGAGCCAGGATTTTTGGGAAAACTGCAAGCGTTTTCAGGTAGCCGCCTGCAGCCATATCCAAACACAGGAAGGATCCTGCGACAATTAAGCCGAAAATTGAAAAGTTAAACTTGCGTGCTTTCAAACCCCTAACAGACCCTATTATGGTAACCAGTGAGATAATCCCCAGGCACACGTAGTTTATTCTCTCATAGAGTAAGCTTGGATTACTTCCCCAAACGATATATCGGGGAATCACTCCCGGAATATAGAGGTACGGCAATCCAATGTATGCAAACAGCAAGAAAAACACCGTTTCTAGTACAGCTATCGCCTTGTAGGGTGGCTTAGTCAAAGCGACTCCGAACGTTCTCGCTTCAAACTCTGCGGAGCCGGCGTAAAACAGCCATACAACCGACCCCACAGCCAATGCGTCCACTATGCACATAGTGATAGTGTACGTCACCACTATGTTATTCACCCATAAATCCCAGAACCAGTT
This window contains:
- a CDS encoding pantoate kinase translates to MEGKVLKLTTTSKAFCPAHITCFFQIRDEAKNPLEKGSRGAGMCLDRGVISTVKVEVAEENSVKILVEPHIEDPKVTRSAAEKMIRLANEKYSQNYAVTIMQSVEVPVYAGFGSSGAAAFSTALALNDALKLGLTKNRVGQIAHLVEIENLTGLGDVTAQNIGGVEIRVKEGAPGYGVVDNIPVPENYVVVCGSTGGIETKSVISHKGKREKINEAGEKLVDELLKDATVEKMALLAKEFTASSGLATKKVEETVSELEKAGFKYCGMIMLGESVFCVTTRKYAKKAYKIIKECMPKGFVEICKIDFRGARLL
- the coaBC gene encoding bifunctional phosphopantothenoylcysteine decarboxylase/phosphopantothenate--cysteine ligase CoaBC, with translation MISEHTSKQIIGTKSQILKGKKIALCITGSVAAVECPIIARELMRHGAEVYAVMTPAATKLISPALMEWATGNPVVTELTGMVEHISLAGEHPNAVSLVLVAPATANTISKIAYGIDDTPVTTVVTTAIGARIPVVVVPAMHESMYRHPIILENLKRLERYGIEVIGPRFEEGKAKMAHINTIIARVIEILTQKKDMKGLKVLITGGPTREYIDAVRYISNPSSGRMGVALAEEAFSRGAEVTLIYGPGTVEPPSNIKVIRVETTKEMLDASLSEISEKCYDIIICAAAVADYAPKNRVNEKIPSGKESLEISLVPLPKVIDAIRVAAPKAFLVGFKAEYGVSKEELISRAMKKLKNANLDMIVANDVSKPNAGFFAESNEVYVIDKEGNVHHIPLAHKRVVASKILDLILEKLWENRGRTLPEEELIKSST
- a CDS encoding lipoate protein ligase C-terminal domain-containing protein, giving the protein MGSSRLKVPGGKMIEAEVELEGGVIRRAKITGDFYFHPEEELEVLEEALRGVAIHAVEDVIKRFLSERGIVLVGINVEDIVKVVTDAAKK
- a CDS encoding methyltransferase domain-containing protein — its product is MHYDADFEKELERRLEPLRNLKNYEAWLSWFKNAEKRAEVYILKMKPFLKQISGLTVLDVGCGIGGACLALANLANLVVGIEINPLAIPLAKLKAKKAVKGAIDFILASGLNMPFRRGSFNLVICNDVLEHVDDKDKLLKEINSVLAKNGHLFLTTPNKLYPVEPHTGMFGLTLLPRRIANKIASLKFKMNADLPSLVTYKELVKLLTKNSFSHLINHPDWLLYENTPLLRGLTRVAKIRPFLWFLTLFSPLFTVLAKKWSSSSS
- a CDS encoding Lrp/AsnC ligand binding domain-containing protein, whose translation is MFVVGLSAYILIKVASGHEKPVLLKLRELKNVECADLIYGIYDIIVKVNVRNVEELDDFVFGVVRQMDGVMETMTCICSKGES